The Flaviramulus sp. BrNp1-15 genome has a window encoding:
- a CDS encoding response regulator transcription factor has product MKKKDIKILLVDDEPDILEIVGYNLSNEGYQVITAENGQEGVKKAKKEIPHLIILDVMMPEMDGIEACEIIRKNPDLKNTIVTFLTARGEDYSQVAGFDAGADDYITKPIKPKVLVSKVKALLRRFKEEDVADTVKVGSLVINRDEYKIISKGKEIILPRKEFELLSLLASKPGKVFKRDEILDTVWGNEVVVGGRTIDVHIRKLREKLGDKSFKTVKGVGYKFVD; this is encoded by the coding sequence ATGAAAAAAAAAGATATTAAGATTTTATTAGTTGATGATGAGCCAGATATTCTGGAAATAGTTGGATATAATCTATCTAATGAGGGTTATCAGGTAATTACTGCAGAAAATGGTCAAGAAGGTGTTAAGAAGGCGAAAAAAGAAATACCTCATTTAATTATTTTAGATGTAATGATGCCAGAAATGGATGGTATCGAAGCTTGTGAAATAATTAGAAAAAACCCAGATTTAAAAAATACTATAGTTACTTTCTTAACTGCCAGAGGAGAAGATTACTCTCAAGTAGCAGGTTTTGATGCAGGAGCAGACGATTACATTACAAAACCTATAAAACCAAAGGTTTTAGTGAGTAAAGTAAAAGCACTTTTAAGACGTTTTAAGGAAGAGGATGTTGCAGATACGGTAAAAGTAGGAAGTCTAGTTATTAACCGAGATGAGTACAAGATTATATCTAAAGGAAAAGAAATAATTTTACCCAGAAAAGAATTTGAATTATTATCTTTACTAGCATCTAAACCTGGAAAAGTTTTTAAAAGAGACGAAATTCTTGATACGGTTTGGGGAAATGAAGTAGTTGTTGGAGGTAGAACTATTGATGTTCATATTCGTAAACTACGAGAAAAATTAGGTGATAAAAGCTTTAAAACTGTAAAAGGAGTAGGCTACAAGTTTGTAGATTAA
- a CDS encoding acyl transferase codes for MINYNTIFNIKTEAEFENLALQVFKFQFENNNVYRSFCDLLYKHPSDVKTIKEIPFLPIQFFKSHEILSSKESIKTTFTSSGTTGSLTSKHFVTDLNIYNKSFTKGFEQFYGKIEDYVILGLLPSYLEREGSSLIYMVDSMIKTSKHIESGFYLNNISELSETLIKLDSEGKKILLIGVSFALLDLVETYKFNLKNTIVMETGGMKGRRKELIRAELHQKLKAGFGVDKIHSEYGMTELLSQAYSKGNGAFNCPPWMKILTRDTEDALTIQKHGKAGGINIIDLANINSCAFIATQDLGRVYNDNSFEIIGRFDNSDIRGCNLMVL; via the coding sequence ATGATTAATTACAATACAATTTTTAACATCAAAACTGAAGCAGAATTTGAGAACTTAGCGTTACAAGTTTTTAAATTTCAGTTTGAAAATAATAATGTATATCGATCTTTTTGTGATTTATTATATAAACATCCAAGTGATGTTAAAACAATAAAGGAAATTCCTTTTTTACCCATTCAATTTTTCAAATCGCACGAAATTCTAAGCTCAAAAGAATCTATAAAAACTACATTTACAAGTTCAGGTACTACAGGAAGCTTAACAAGTAAACATTTTGTAACTGATTTAAATATCTATAATAAAAGTTTTACCAAAGGTTTTGAACAGTTTTATGGAAAGATTGAAGATTATGTAATTTTAGGTTTATTACCATCATATCTAGAGCGTGAAGGATCTTCGCTAATTTACATGGTAGATTCCATGATTAAAACATCTAAACATATAGAAAGTGGGTTTTATTTGAATAACATTTCAGAATTAAGTGAGACTTTAATTAAGTTAGATTCTGAAGGAAAAAAAATACTCTTAATTGGTGTTTCTTTTGCTTTATTAGATTTGGTTGAAACATACAAATTCAATTTAAAAAACACTATCGTTATGGAAACTGGCGGTATGAAAGGTAGAAGAAAAGAATTGATTAGAGCAGAACTTCATCAAAAATTAAAAGCAGGTTTTGGAGTTGACAAAATACACAGTGAATATGGTATGACAGAGCTTTTAAGTCAAGCTTATTCTAAAGGAAATGGAGCTTTTAATTGTCCGCCTTGGATGAAAATCTTAACTCGTGATACTGAAGATGCACTTACTATTCAAAAACATGGAAAGGCTGGAGGAATAAACATTATTGATCTAGCAAATATAAATTCATGTGCTTTTATAGCAACACAAGATTTAGGTAGAGTTTACAACGATAATTCCTTTGAAATTATTGGGCGTTTTGATAATTCTGATATTCGCGGGTGCAACCTTATGGTGCTTTAA
- the tyrS gene encoding tyrosine--tRNA ligase encodes MIKNFVEELTWRGMIHTVMPGAEEHLMESMRSAYVGFDPTADSLHIGNLVPIMLLAHYQRCGHRPVALVGGATGMIGDPSGKSNERNLLDENTLRHNQEAIKNQLAHFLDFEGDAQNSAILVNNYDWMKDISFLEFIRDVGKHITVNYMMAKDSVKNRISSDSTEGMSFTEFTYQLVQGYDFLHLYKEKDCTIQMGGSDQWGNITTGTELIRRIDSGKGYAITCPLITKSDGSKFGKSEGGNIWLDANRTSPYKFYQYWLNSSDEDAEKYIKIFTFLNEDDINTLIKEHNEAPHLRILQKRLAEEITVLVHSYEDVNNAIKASNILFGKSTSDDLKQLNEQTFLDVFDGVPQTQIEQSDIENGLDIIAALAEKGGFLKSNGEARRALKENSISVNKEKVKEGYNITSNDLINNKFVLLQRGKKNYFVLQIV; translated from the coding sequence ATGATAAAGAATTTTGTTGAAGAATTAACTTGGAGAGGCATGATACATACCGTAATGCCTGGGGCTGAAGAACATTTAATGGAAAGCATGCGAAGTGCTTATGTGGGTTTTGATCCTACAGCAGATTCTTTACACATTGGAAATTTGGTGCCTATTATGTTGTTGGCACATTACCAACGCTGTGGACATAGACCTGTAGCTTTAGTAGGAGGTGCCACTGGTATGATTGGTGATCCTTCGGGGAAATCGAATGAGCGTAATTTGCTAGACGAAAACACATTACGTCATAACCAAGAGGCGATAAAAAATCAGTTAGCTCACTTTTTAGATTTTGAAGGTGATGCTCAAAATTCTGCAATTTTAGTGAATAATTATGATTGGATGAAAGACATTTCATTTTTAGAATTTATTCGTGATGTTGGTAAGCATATTACCGTAAATTATATGATGGCTAAAGACTCTGTTAAGAATAGAATTTCATCTGATTCTACAGAAGGTATGAGCTTCACAGAATTTACCTATCAATTAGTACAGGGTTACGATTTTCTTCATTTATATAAAGAAAAAGATTGCACCATTCAAATGGGTGGAAGCGACCAATGGGGAAATATTACAACAGGAACCGAACTAATAAGACGTATTGATAGCGGAAAAGGATATGCGATAACTTGTCCGTTAATTACAAAATCTGATGGCTCTAAGTTTGGAAAATCTGAAGGAGGAAATATCTGGTTAGATGCCAATAGAACATCACCATATAAATTCTATCAATACTGGTTAAATAGTAGTGACGAAGATGCTGAAAAGTATATTAAAATTTTCACTTTTTTAAATGAAGATGATATTAATACTCTAATTAAAGAGCATAATGAAGCTCCGCATTTACGTATTTTACAAAAGCGTTTAGCTGAAGAGATTACGGTTTTAGTACATTCTTATGAAGATGTAAATAATGCTATTAAGGCAAGTAATATATTATTTGGTAAATCTACCAGTGATGATTTAAAGCAATTAAATGAACAAACGTTTTTAGATGTGTTTGATGGTGTGCCGCAAACTCAAATAGAGCAGTCTGATATTGAAAATGGATTAGATATTATTGCAGCTTTGGCCGAAAAAGGAGGGTTTTTAAAATCTAATGGAGAAGCTAGACGTGCATTAAAAGAGAATTCTATTTCTGTAAATAAAGAAAAAGTTAAAGAAGGTTATAATATAACCTCAAATGACTTGATTAACAATAAGTTTGTATTGTTACAACGCGGTAAGAAGAACTACTTTGTTCTACAAATTGTATAA
- a CDS encoding T9SS type A sorting domain-containing protein encodes MKNFTLYFFITLISAYSFGQTILYQENFESNTNGSNYNTSVAEFTDFVPPSTAGGDFFIRTDETNIASYYNITGQEGSYYFGAMDLDGEGATLPLTLSTIVIDVTGLTNIDFSILLAEDDDVTNQDWDNADYVHITYSIDGGASQNLIWVEGDETSGTASNSTPRIDTNFNGTGDGDEITSVFTEYTRNISLSGNNNIQFFIEYNLNSGDEDLSIDNIRVTDPTVLSTKGKQIEDFNMNPNPTSLGYINISSKSNAKMNVFVFDVLGKQVLNKTVIDKRVDLSNLKTGIYIMKVIQDEAVETKKLVIK; translated from the coding sequence ATGAAAAACTTTACACTTTATTTTTTTATTACTTTAATATCTGCTTATTCTTTTGGGCAAACAATTTTGTATCAAGAAAACTTCGAATCTAACACAAATGGAAGTAACTATAACACTTCTGTTGCAGAATTTACTGATTTTGTTCCTCCTTCTACAGCTGGGGGTGATTTTTTTATAAGAACAGATGAAACAAATATTGCTTCTTACTATAATATTACTGGTCAAGAAGGCTCTTATTATTTTGGGGCTATGGATCTTGATGGTGAAGGGGCAACTTTACCATTAACTCTATCAACAATAGTAATTGATGTTACAGGCCTTACTAATATTGATTTTAGTATTTTATTAGCAGAAGATGATGATGTAACTAATCAAGATTGGGATAATGCTGATTACGTTCATATAACATATTCAATTGATGGTGGTGCTTCACAAAATTTAATTTGGGTTGAAGGAGATGAAACTTCTGGAACAGCTTCAAACAGTACCCCAAGAATAGATACAAATTTTAATGGGACGGGTGATGGTGATGAAATAACTTCAGTTTTTACTGAATATACTAGAAATATTTCGCTTTCTGGTAATAATAATATTCAATTTTTTATAGAATATAATTTAAACTCTGGTGATGAAGATTTATCTATAGACAACATAAGAGTTACCGATCCTACTGTTTTATCAACCAAAGGCAAGCAAATCGAAGATTTCAACATGAATCCTAACCCAACATCACTAGGTTACATAAACATATCTAGTAAAAGTAATGCTAAAATGAATGTATTTGTTTTTGATGTTTTAGGAAAACAAGTGCTAAACAAAACAGTAATTGATAAAAGAGTAGATCTTTCAAATTTAAAAACAGGCATTTACATCATGAAAGTAATTCAAGATGAAGCTGTAGAAACAAAAAAATTAGTGATTAAATAA
- a CDS encoding cell wall metabolism sensor histidine kinase WalK, translated as MQAKFKKSYRFAIKTSLYITLYTTLLMSVFLYYLYEFNWYYIIVLAACVYVFSFLIIQFSVEKFIYKRVKKIYDDLTLLESANLTKGPITTDMRTLTQEIDKFARDKKIEIETLKVREEYRKEFLGNVSHELKTPLFTVQGYILTLLDGAMNDKSLRKKYLERASKGIERLGYIVKDLDMITKLEVGDLSLKMEEFNIVELIENVFDMLEMKASKKNITLTFDTDYRVPIMVRADKERIQQVLANLIVNSIKYGREKGTTEISIENLIKNKVIIRVTDNGEGIEKQHLPRLFERFYRVDKSGSRKEGGSGLGLSIVKHIIEAHNEKIYVESEYGVGSEFSFTLEKAK; from the coding sequence ATGCAAGCAAAATTTAAGAAATCATATCGATTTGCGATAAAAACATCGCTATATATAACGCTATATACAACGCTCTTAATGAGTGTTTTTTTATACTATTTATACGAATTTAATTGGTACTATATTATTGTTTTAGCAGCTTGTGTTTATGTTTTTTCTTTTCTTATAATTCAATTTAGCGTTGAGAAATTTATTTACAAACGTGTTAAAAAGATTTACGACGATTTAACACTTTTAGAATCTGCAAACTTAACAAAAGGGCCAATTACTACAGACATGCGAACTCTTACTCAAGAGATAGATAAATTCGCAAGAGATAAGAAAATAGAAATAGAAACGCTTAAAGTTAGAGAAGAGTACCGGAAAGAGTTTTTAGGCAACGTTTCACACGAATTAAAAACACCATTATTTACCGTTCAGGGTTATATTTTAACACTGCTGGATGGTGCTATGAACGATAAAAGCTTACGCAAGAAATACTTAGAGCGCGCTAGTAAGGGTATTGAGCGTTTGGGCTATATTGTTAAAGACTTAGACATGATAACCAAACTAGAAGTAGGTGATTTAAGTCTTAAAATGGAAGAATTCAATATTGTTGAATTAATTGAAAATGTTTTTGATATGTTGGAAATGAAAGCTTCCAAAAAAAACATCACACTAACTTTTGATACAGATTATAGAGTTCCTATTATGGTTAGGGCAGATAAGGAGCGCATACAACAAGTTTTAGCTAACTTAATAGTAAACTCTATTAAATACGGAAGAGAAAAAGGAACTACCGAGATTAGTATAGAAAACCTTATAAAAAATAAAGTTATTATTCGAGTAACTGATAATGGAGAAGGTATTGAAAAACAACACTTACCTAGGTTGTTTGAACGTTTTTATCGTGTAGATAAAAGCGGTTCCAGAAAAGAAGGAGGCTCAGGTTTAGGTTTGTCTATCGTAAAACATATTATTGAAGCTCACAACGAAAAAATATATGTAGAAAGCGAATATGGTGTTGGTAGTGAGTTTTCATTCACATTAGAAAAGGCTAAATAA
- a CDS encoding T9SS type A sorting domain-containing protein yields MKKNYFFILLLLLAFFSTQIGVAQNNAINTPIQQNIEGLSIYPNPVSSGRTYIYITSKYNLNKRIEFYNVLGKQIFATNLTGKELNISNLSKGVYILKITEGGTSETRKLVIK; encoded by the coding sequence ATGAAAAAAAATTACTTTTTCATTTTATTATTACTCCTAGCATTTTTCTCAACACAAATTGGTGTTGCTCAAAATAATGCTATTAATACTCCTATTCAGCAAAACATAGAAGGCTTATCTATATATCCTAACCCTGTTAGTAGTGGTAGAACTTATATTTACATCACTTCAAAATATAATTTGAATAAAAGGATTGAGTTCTATAATGTTTTGGGAAAACAAATTTTTGCTACCAATTTAACTGGAAAAGAATTAAACATCTCAAACTTAAGTAAAGGTGTTTATATTTTAAAAATTACAGAAGGGGGCACTAGTGAAACTAGAAAGTTAGTAATAAAGTAA
- a CDS encoding DUF4296 domain-containing protein, producing MILKKIIVSLCVIVLFSACNRVKGPKKPDNLISKDKMVEVLIDAKLIGSAGSVNKMIMKNKGIDVNTYVFAKHNIDSLQFALSNDYYAFHLEDYEEIYNRVEDSLNALKTKFKDLEAKEWKEKTKREEDSIKTLSKEKDTIGLSKVKDSLKILSKKDSLTLLKRNIHKKEGLIEPISDIDFQ from the coding sequence ATGATTTTAAAAAAAATAATAGTAAGCTTATGTGTTATTGTATTGTTTTCTGCTTGCAATAGGGTAAAAGGGCCAAAAAAACCTGATAATTTAATTTCTAAGGATAAAATGGTTGAGGTTTTAATAGATGCTAAACTTATTGGTTCTGCGGGTTCTGTAAACAAAATGATAATGAAAAACAAAGGTATAGATGTAAATACCTATGTTTTTGCTAAACATAATATAGACAGCTTACAATTTGCTTTAAGTAATGATTATTATGCGTTTCATTTAGAAGATTACGAAGAGATTTATAATAGAGTAGAAGATAGTTTAAATGCTCTCAAAACTAAATTCAAGGATTTAGAAGCTAAAGAGTGGAAGGAAAAAACAAAAAGAGAAGAAGATTCAATTAAAACGCTTTCAAAAGAGAAAGATACTATTGGTCTCTCGAAAGTAAAAGACTCTTTAAAAATATTGTCTAAAAAAGATTCTTTAACACTTTTAAAAAGAAATATTCATAAAAAAGAAGGTTTAATAGAGCCTATTTCAGATATTGATTTCCAATAG
- a CDS encoding polyprenol monophosphomannose synthase produces MKDTVVIIPTYNEIENIEAIIKAVFSQSGDIHILIVDDNSPDLTALKVKELQKEFPERLFLEVRKEKSGLGTAYIHGFKWSLERKYNYIFEMDADFSHDPKDIIKLYNTCHVEGADMAIGSRYVKGVNVVNWPMGRVLLSYLASKYVRLITGMKIDDTTAGYVCYKRKVLESIDLNAIKFIGYAFQIEMKFKTYLKKFKIVEVPVIFTDRTLGESKLSSGIISEAIFGVISMKLKSLFKK; encoded by the coding sequence ATGAAGGATACTGTTGTAATTATCCCAACATATAATGAAATAGAAAATATAGAAGCTATTATAAAAGCAGTCTTTTCTCAATCAGGCGATATTCATATTCTTATTGTTGATGATAATTCTCCAGATTTAACAGCATTAAAAGTTAAAGAACTTCAAAAAGAATTTCCAGAAAGATTGTTTTTAGAAGTACGTAAAGAAAAGTCTGGTTTAGGTACTGCTTATATTCATGGGTTTAAGTGGAGTTTAGAAAGAAAATATAACTACATATTTGAAATGGATGCCGATTTTTCACACGATCCAAAAGATATTATAAAACTGTATAATACATGTCACGTTGAAGGTGCAGATATGGCAATTGGCTCCAGATATGTAAAAGGAGTAAATGTTGTTAATTGGCCAATGGGTAGAGTGCTTTTGTCTTATTTAGCATCTAAATACGTACGCTTAATTACAGGCATGAAAATTGATGATACAACAGCAGGTTATGTATGTTATAAACGAAAGGTGTTAGAGTCAATAGATTTAAATGCAATTAAGTTTATAGGATATGCGTTTCAAATTGAAATGAAATTCAAAACCTATTTGAAGAAATTTAAAATAGTTGAAGTTCCTGTAATTTTTACGGATAGAACATTAGGAGAATCTAAATTAAGCTCTGGAATAATATCTGAAGCTATTTTTGGTGTGATCTCTATGAAACTTAAAAGTCTATTTAAAAAATAA
- a CDS encoding dihydroorotase, whose protein sequence is MNKKTLIKNAKIVNEGTVFSGDILIEGEYIKEISESISAKSPDVHVFDAEGKYILPGAIDDQVHFREPGLTHKANIETESKAAIAGGITSFIEMPNTKPQTTTIEKLEEKFEIASKTSYANYSFMFGGTNDNLDEILKLDVNQVAGLKLFLGSSTGNMLVDDPEVLENIFKSTNMLISVHCEDEHTIKKNFNEYFEKYGDDIPIKYHPIIRSEEACYLSSSKAIELAKKTGARLHVFHLSTGKETNLFTNKIPLKDKKITAEVCIHHLWFSDEDYDKKGTLIKWNPAVKTKADRDQLWQALLDDRIDVIATDHAPHTIEEKKNVYTSAPSGGPLVQHALPAMLEMYHRDKISLEKIVEKMCHNPAILFQVERRGYIKEGYFADLVVVDLNNPWTVTKDNILYKCKWSPFEGTTFKSRITHTFLNGDLVYQNSKFNNIKSAKRLTFNR, encoded by the coding sequence ATGAATAAGAAGACACTTATAAAAAATGCCAAAATAGTTAATGAAGGCACTGTTTTTAGTGGAGATATATTAATTGAAGGAGAATATATAAAAGAAATAAGTGAGTCTATAAGTGCAAAATCTCCAGATGTGCATGTTTTTGATGCCGAAGGAAAATATATTCTGCCAGGAGCAATTGATGATCAAGTGCATTTTAGAGAGCCCGGGCTAACTCATAAAGCTAATATAGAAACAGAAAGTAAAGCGGCCATTGCTGGAGGCATTACCTCGTTTATAGAAATGCCTAATACTAAACCGCAAACCACAACTATTGAAAAACTTGAAGAAAAGTTCGAGATAGCTTCTAAAACTTCGTATGCCAATTATTCTTTTATGTTTGGCGGAACTAATGATAATTTAGATGAAATTTTAAAATTAGATGTTAATCAGGTTGCTGGTTTAAAACTGTTTTTAGGGTCTTCTACAGGCAATATGTTAGTTGATGACCCAGAAGTTTTAGAAAATATCTTTAAAAGCACCAATATGCTTATTTCGGTGCATTGTGAAGATGAACACACAATAAAAAAGAATTTTAACGAGTATTTTGAAAAATATGGTGATGATATTCCAATTAAATATCACCCCATTATAAGAAGTGAAGAAGCTTGTTATTTGTCGTCTTCAAAAGCTATAGAATTAGCAAAAAAAACTGGGGCAAGATTACATGTTTTTCATCTTTCAACAGGAAAAGAAACCAATTTGTTTACAAATAAAATTCCGTTAAAAGATAAAAAAATTACAGCAGAGGTTTGTATACATCATTTATGGTTTTCTGATGAAGATTACGATAAAAAAGGCACATTAATAAAATGGAATCCAGCTGTAAAAACTAAAGCAGATAGAGACCAATTGTGGCAAGCGTTACTTGATGATAGAATAGATGTAATTGCTACAGATCATGCCCCACATACTATCGAGGAAAAGAAAAATGTTTATACTAGCGCACCTTCTGGTGGTCCGTTAGTGCAACATGCTTTACCTGCCATGTTAGAAATGTATCATAGAGATAAAATTTCTTTAGAAAAAATAGTAGAGAAAATGTGTCATAATCCAGCTATTCTATTTCAGGTAGAAAGACGAGGTTATATAAAAGAAGGCTATTTTGCAGATTTGGTTGTGGTAGATTTAAATAACCCTTGGACAGTTACAAAAGATAATATTTTATATAAATGTAAATGGTCGCCTTTTGAAGGTACTACTTTTAAATCTAGAATTACACATACATTTTTAAACGGCGATTTGGTGTATCAAAACTCTAAGTTTAACAATATAAAATCTGCTAAACGATTAACTTTTAATAGATGA
- a CDS encoding NAD-dependent epimerase/dehydratase family protein: MILVTGGTGLVGAHLLYKLVSSNKKVKAIYRNERKLNNVKSVFTYYTKDYESLYNSIEWIEADILDIPNLSEAFKNVTHVYHCAAFVSFEPDKYQLLRQTNIEGTANIVNLSISNAVKKLCYVSSVATLGKTMNNKSITENTNWNPEADNNVYAITKYGAEMEVWRGTQEGLDAVIVNPGVILGAGIWRYGTGSLFKKAHKGLKYYTSGSIALIAVEDVVEIMIKLMNSSIINERFVLVAENWTSKDFLQTLAKSVNAKPPKKLASMFLLKIAWRLDWLKHKLTGKRRQLTKHLVQSLSTETSYNSNKVKETLNYNFKPIKETILAIGNQYLK; this comes from the coding sequence ATGATTTTAGTAACAGGAGGCACGGGTTTAGTTGGAGCACATTTACTTTATAAGCTTGTTAGTAGCAATAAAAAAGTAAAAGCTATTTATAGAAACGAGCGTAAATTAAATAATGTGAAAAGTGTGTTTACTTATTACACTAAAGATTATGAATCTCTTTATAATTCTATTGAATGGATAGAAGCTGATATTTTAGACATTCCTAATTTGTCTGAAGCTTTTAAAAATGTTACTCATGTTTACCATTGTGCTGCTTTTGTATCATTTGAACCCGACAAATATCAACTTTTACGACAAACCAATATAGAAGGAACAGCTAATATTGTGAACCTTAGTATTTCTAATGCAGTTAAAAAACTTTGTTATGTAAGTTCTGTTGCAACATTAGGAAAAACAATGAACAACAAATCTATAACTGAAAATACAAATTGGAATCCTGAAGCAGATAATAATGTATATGCCATAACAAAATATGGTGCCGAAATGGAAGTTTGGCGTGGTACACAAGAAGGACTCGATGCTGTAATTGTTAATCCTGGTGTAATTTTAGGTGCTGGAATTTGGCGTTACGGTACAGGAAGTTTATTTAAAAAAGCTCATAAAGGTTTAAAATATTATACTTCTGGTAGTATTGCCTTAATTGCTGTTGAAGATGTTGTTGAAATTATGATTAAACTCATGAACAGCTCCATTATTAACGAACGTTTTGTTTTGGTTGCAGAAAACTGGACTTCAAAAGATTTTTTACAAACTTTGGCAAAATCTGTAAACGCTAAACCTCCTAAAAAATTAGCCAGTATGTTCCTCTTAAAAATAGCTTGGAGATTAGATTGGTTAAAACATAAATTGACTGGTAAAAGAAGACAATTAACCAAGCATTTAGTGCAATCATTATCCACCGAAACAAGTTATAACAGTAATAAAGTTAAAGAAACTCTAAATTATAACTTTAAGCCTATTAAAGAAACCATTCTTGCTATTGGAAATCAATATCTGAAATAG
- a CDS encoding glycosyltransferase, with protein sequence MKKRILVAPLNWGLGHATRCIPIINALIANNFEPVIASDGVALKLLRKEFPSLSSIELPSYNVTYAKKGKHFKLKLLKDSPKLLKAIKAEKKAIDYILDNNNIAGIISDNRLGVRSKKVVSVFITHQLNVLSGNTTWLSTKVHQKIIKKFNECWVPDTEGDINLSGKLGHSTHFEISTKYIGPLSRFTKTNTVIKNDLMVLLSGPEPQRTLLEKKLFLELKNFSGKVLFVKGLMENEQTIQVIGNITIYNYMTSTLLEKSLNESAVVISRSGYTTVMDLAKLNKKAFFIPTPGQFEQEYLAKRLTELLLVPSCNQDAFTLAKLDKVNTYKGLKAFDFEVDFKELFSLF encoded by the coding sequence ATGAAAAAACGAATTTTAGTTGCTCCTTTAAATTGGGGCTTGGGTCATGCTACTAGGTGTATTCCTATAATTAATGCTTTAATCGCTAATAATTTTGAGCCTGTTATTGCGAGTGACGGAGTTGCTTTAAAGTTACTTAGAAAAGAATTTCCGAGTCTTTCATCAATTGAATTACCATCCTACAATGTAACATATGCTAAAAAGGGAAAACACTTTAAATTAAAATTACTAAAAGATTCACCAAAGCTTTTAAAAGCTATTAAAGCCGAAAAAAAAGCAATTGATTATATTTTAGACAATAATAATATTGCAGGTATTATATCTGATAACAGATTGGGTGTTAGAAGTAAAAAAGTAGTATCGGTTTTTATAACACATCAATTAAATGTTCTAAGCGGTAATACCACTTGGTTGAGCACAAAAGTGCATCAAAAAATCATTAAAAAATTTAATGAATGTTGGGTTCCTGATACTGAAGGGGATATTAATTTAAGTGGAAAATTAGGGCATTCTACACATTTTGAAATATCTACAAAATACATTGGACCCTTAAGTAGATTTACTAAGACTAATACTGTTATTAAAAACGATTTAATGGTTTTATTATCTGGACCAGAACCTCAACGTACTTTACTTGAAAAAAAGCTTTTTTTGGAATTGAAAAACTTCTCTGGCAAGGTGCTATTTGTTAAAGGATTGATGGAAAATGAACAAACCATTCAGGTTATTGGAAACATAACCATTTATAATTATATGACATCTACTTTGTTAGAAAAGTCGTTAAATGAAAGTGCTGTTGTAATTTCAAGATCTGGATACACCACGGTAATGGATTTAGCTAAACTTAATAAAAAGGCGTTTTTTATACCAACTCCCGGACAATTTGAACAAGAATATTTGGCTAAACGACTTACTGAGTTGCTTTTGGTACCTAGCTGTAATCAAGATGCGTTTACTCTAGCAAAACTTGATAAAGTTAATACTTATAAAGGTTTAAAAGCATTTGATTTTGAGGTAGACTTTAAAGAATTATTTAGCCTTTTCTAA